A genomic region of Deltaproteobacteria bacterium contains the following coding sequences:
- a CDS encoding response regulator: MELSPRHRISILLLLGVLTIDLSVALGAFFINTPSLLSAKGLLAFMGAINAFALALPLSIVTRVRLLRDDIENIAGAYDSSRRIDVARHGILSLLALSINSLLAAVQKKQEYLIIARESAEASDRAKSSLIDQLRRRDVELVRAKQEAECASRVKSDFLANTSHEIRTPINNIIGFAEMLVESVSRPAEKKQVECILVSATSLLGLINDILDLAKIEANKLELSPVATDLRAYLLRELEPLKGQAEKRNIGLSIEIDNALPAKVMVDALRFRQPVINLISNAMKFTPAGGNVTFRLAVEELTADSTHLHISVSDTGVGISAAAQSKIFEAFEQADTSTTRNYGGTGLGLSISKRIIALMGGTIAVTSKEGAGSTFFFRVSLPIAENVPVEQVVLKKRKSITVGGQEVAPFEDREQLRILVVDDNEPSREICVHRLCKFGMEVSTATNGSEAVELAQNSSFDLILMDCQMPYMDGLQATALIRQHQREYGSHCPIVALTAHAITGYRDICIKAGMDDYLTKPIDESELFDFLDRFFRESKKQPKGEVIPQVDTP, encoded by the coding sequence ATGGAACTTTCGCCTAGACATCGCATTTCCATATTACTTCTGCTTGGTGTGTTAACTATCGATCTATCGGTTGCACTGGGCGCCTTTTTTATTAATACCCCGTCACTTCTCTCGGCTAAAGGCCTCCTTGCGTTTATGGGCGCAATTAACGCCTTTGCTCTCGCTTTGCCACTGAGTATTGTTACTCGTGTTCGCTTGCTTAGAGATGACATTGAGAACATAGCTGGCGCCTATGATTCTAGTCGCAGAATTGATGTAGCGAGGCACGGTATACTTTCCTTGCTCGCGCTAAGCATTAATAGTCTGCTTGCCGCAGTGCAAAAGAAGCAGGAATACCTGATCATTGCGCGAGAGTCTGCCGAGGCGTCTGACCGCGCTAAGTCTTCCCTTATCGACCAGCTCCGCAGGAGAGACGTAGAGCTAGTGCGTGCTAAACAGGAAGCCGAATGCGCCAGTAGGGTAAAATCGGACTTTCTTGCTAACACCAGTCATGAAATTAGAACTCCGATTAACAATATTATAGGTTTTGCAGAAATGTTGGTCGAATCGGTTAGTCGACCAGCAGAGAAAAAGCAGGTTGAGTGTATTCTAGTATCTGCAACCTCACTATTGGGACTGATTAACGATATTCTCGATTTAGCGAAGATTGAGGCGAATAAATTGGAGTTATCTCCTGTGGCTACCGATCTTCGTGCTTATCTCCTAAGAGAGCTGGAACCGCTCAAGGGCCAGGCCGAGAAACGAAATATTGGCCTTAGTATTGAAATCGACAATGCCTTGCCAGCCAAGGTGATGGTAGATGCGCTCCGCTTTCGGCAGCCGGTAATAAATCTAATCAGCAATGCCATGAAGTTTACTCCAGCGGGAGGAAATGTGACGTTTAGGCTGGCGGTTGAAGAGCTAACGGCCGATTCGACTCACTTGCATATCTCCGTAAGCGATACCGGTGTTGGCATTTCCGCTGCAGCTCAGTCAAAGATCTTCGAGGCATTTGAGCAGGCAGATACGTCTACGACGCGAAATTACGGGGGGACTGGTCTTGGACTTTCTATAAGCAAGCGCATCATTGCATTAATGGGGGGTACCATTGCGGTTACGAGCAAGGAGGGCGCTGGGTCGACTTTCTTCTTTAGGGTATCTCTACCGATAGCCGAGAATGTGCCAGTAGAGCAAGTAGTCTTAAAGAAGCGCAAATCTATTACCGTAGGCGGCCAAGAGGTGGCGCCCTTTGAGGATCGGGAGCAGCTAAGGATTCTGGTCGTAGATGATAATGAGCCAAGTCGAGAAATTTGTGTTCATCGCCTGTGTAAGTTCGGAATGGAAGTGTCGACCGCCACCAATGGCAGTGAGGCTGTCGAGCTCGCGCAAAATAGTTCTTTTGATCTGATTTTAATGGACTGTCAGATGCCGTATATGGACGGACTTCAGGCAACTGCTTTAATCAGGCAGCATCAGCGCGAATATGGGAGTCACTGTCCAATCGTTGCCCTTACGGCGCACGCTATAACTGGCTATCGGGATATTTGCATCAAAGCGGGCATGGATGATTACTTAACGAAACCGATTGATGAAAGTGAGCTATTTGATTTTCTCGACCGCTTTTTTAGAGAAAGCAAGAAGCAGCCTAAAGGTGAAGTTATTCCGCAGGTAGACACTCCATGA